A region from the Dehalococcoidia bacterium genome encodes:
- a CDS encoding MarR family transcriptional regulator, giving the protein MTDDYQQQVYDGRIASLVQDLLQIEIKFNAMLPKDLEKLQYLLDGIHIGDKPHRFINYNLFCRISFNLYRVTNMTMSELSHALSVPFSSATRMVDWFVDNGYAQRLPDPEDRRVVRVALTDGGRELYQTTERYMVQRFRQMLSQLTAEEQTMFLMLMEKVVRGLQETER; this is encoded by the coding sequence ATGACAGATGATTATCAGCAACAGGTTTACGATGGCCGGATAGCTAGTCTTGTACAGGACTTGCTACAGATAGAGATAAAGTTCAATGCTATGTTGCCCAAAGATCTTGAGAAACTGCAATATCTGCTTGATGGGATACATATCGGAGATAAACCTCATCGCTTCATAAACTACAACCTTTTCTGTCGTATAAGCTTCAATCTCTATCGGGTAACTAACATGACAATGAGTGAATTAAGCCATGCACTATCGGTGCCGTTCAGCAGTGCAACGCGGATGGTCGACTGGTTTGTGGATAACGGGTACGCACAGAGGTTACCCGACCCGGAAGATAGGAGGGTTGTTCGGGTAGCTCTCACAGATGGTGGACGGGAGCTTTACCAGACTACTGAGAGATATATGGTACAGCGTTTCCGGCAAATGCTTTCCCAGCTGACGGCCGAGGAACAGACTATGTTTTTAATGCTCATGGAGAAAGTGGTTAGGGGCTTGCAAGAGACGGAACGCTAG
- a CDS encoding ABC transporter ATP-binding protein, translated as MLEVEDLTVEVEGREVIHDISLNVDVGETLALFGPNGSGKTTLLMAIMGFPRYKVTRGRILFNGEDITHLPVDERSRMGIGILFQRPPVVRGVKMRDMVRACLGSREDGAVIEQLAEQANMVELLDRDVNYGFSGGEIKRSELLQLIAQSPEFVLLDEPDSGVDLVNISLVGEMINELLQKNRMRSRTSSGLIITHTGHILDYVNADRACVLLNGGIWCRGNPQEILTSIKSHGYEGCAVCQK; from the coding sequence ATGCTAGAGGTGGAAGATTTAACCGTAGAGGTTGAGGGCAGGGAGGTAATTCATGACATTAGCCTCAATGTCGATGTTGGCGAGACCCTGGCTCTTTTCGGCCCTAATGGCAGCGGCAAGACCACATTGCTGATGGCGATTATGGGCTTCCCCCGCTACAAGGTAACCAGGGGACGCATCCTCTTCAATGGGGAGGATATTACCCATTTGCCGGTGGATGAGCGTTCCCGGATGGGTATCGGCATCCTCTTCCAGCGCCCTCCGGTGGTGCGCGGCGTGAAGATGAGGGATATGGTGCGGGCGTGCCTGGGCAGCAGGGAAGACGGTGCCGTTATCGAGCAGCTTGCCGAGCAGGCAAATATGGTAGAGCTCCTCGATCGAGATGTGAACTATGGGTTTTCCGGTGGCGAGATCAAGCGCTCGGAGCTACTACAGCTAATCGCCCAGAGCCCGGAATTCGTCCTGCTCGATGAGCCCGATTCCGGGGTCGACCTGGTGAACATCTCACTGGTCGGCGAGATGATCAACGAGCTTTTACAGAAGAACCGTATGCGCAGCAGAACCAGCTCCGGCCTGATCATTACCCACACCGGACACATCCTGGATTATGTCAATGCAGACCGGGCCTGTGTCCTGCTTAATGGCGGCATCTGGTGTCGCGGAAATCCGCAGGAGATTCTGACCAGCATAAAGAGTCATGGCTACGAAGGCTGTGCCGTATGTCAGAAATAA
- a CDS encoding SufD family Fe-S cluster assembly protein produces MSEIKRPRETEERKHSPPGDSIDLDAYSQVAEEHPYQEDPSLLPSQDKERILGSGVMLDDPAQRSGTFLQIDHSVVHSKAEQEGLELMSTVAALEKYPWLPDYWWQAVSPGADKFTAEAERNQHHGYFIRTLPGVKAIQPVQACLYISQHGLAQNVHNVIIAEEGSELHIITGCATAKMEREGLHIGISEFYVKKGAKITFTMIHNWAPRMAVRPRSGIIVEEGGTFLSNYVCLKPVRTLQMYPKARLVGENALIRFNSVLVAATGSTMDVGSRVILEARGSRAEIVSRAITTGGSIIARGHLVGQVPDVKGHLECRGLILSEEGVIHAIPELEGWVEGVDLSHEAAVGKIAEEEIEYLMARGLSRDEAVAVIIRGFLSVDIEGLPPELSAQMQRAIELSEQELL; encoded by the coding sequence ATGTCAGAAATAAAACGCCCTCGAGAAACGGAGGAAAGAAAACACTCTCCCCCCGGGGATAGCATCGATCTAGATGCCTACTCCCAGGTAGCGGAGGAACATCCCTATCAAGAAGACCCCTCTCTCCTTCCGTCTCAAGACAAGGAGCGTATCCTGGGTTCGGGGGTGATGCTGGATGACCCGGCACAGCGCTCTGGTACCTTCCTCCAGATCGACCACTCGGTGGTTCACAGCAAAGCGGAGCAGGAAGGGCTGGAGCTCATGAGCACCGTTGCGGCGCTGGAGAAATACCCCTGGCTCCCGGATTACTGGTGGCAGGCAGTATCTCCCGGTGCCGATAAATTCACCGCCGAGGCGGAGCGCAACCAGCATCATGGCTATTTCATCCGCACGCTCCCCGGGGTAAAGGCCATACAGCCAGTCCAGGCCTGTCTTTATATCTCTCAGCATGGTCTGGCCCAGAACGTGCACAATGTCATTATCGCCGAGGAGGGCTCGGAGCTTCATATAATTACCGGCTGTGCCACCGCGAAGATGGAAAGGGAGGGCCTTCACATCGGGATTTCCGAGTTCTATGTGAAGAAAGGGGCCAAAATTACCTTCACCATGATCCACAACTGGGCGCCCAGGATGGCGGTGCGCCCCCGCAGCGGGATAATCGTTGAAGAGGGCGGCACATTCTTAAGCAACTACGTCTGTCTCAAGCCGGTACGCACCCTGCAGATGTACCCCAAGGCGCGATTAGTCGGGGAAAACGCCCTGATACGTTTCAACAGCGTTCTTGTTGCCGCTACGGGATCAACAATGGATGTCGGCTCCCGTGTCATCCTGGAGGCCAGGGGAAGCAGGGCGGAGATTGTATCGCGGGCGATCACCACCGGGGGGAGTATCATCGCCCGGGGTCACCTGGTAGGGCAGGTTCCCGATGTCAAGGGGCACCTGGAGTGCCGCGGCCTGATCCTATCGGAGGAGGGGGTAATTCACGCCATTCCCGAGCTTGAGGGATGGGTAGAAGGGGTAGACCTCTCTCACGAGGCAGCGGTGGGCAAGATTGCGGAGGAAGAGATAGAGTACCTCATGGCGCGGGGCCTCTCCCGGGACGAAGCTGTCGCGGTCATTATAAGGGGTTTCTTAAGCGTTGACATCGAGGGCTTACCGCCGGAGCTCAGCGCTCAAATGCAGCGCGCCATCGAGCTAAGCGAGCAGGAACTGCTATAA
- a CDS encoding GNAT family N-acetyltransferase: MARVHVASWQTAYRGMIQELVLKDFTIDKWEDHFQKAITEKTEEIVVTEEHGNVLGYTIIGPSRDEDIGKENCGEVWGLYISPDHWRKGLGSRLTEWAFSELRSRGYDIVTLWVFQRNVAAVKFYEAMGFVLDGTTKHIRADAPLAVRYRKRLSTR, translated from the coding sequence TTGGCTCGGGTCCATGTAGCCTCATGGCAAACGGCTTATCGTGGCATGATTCAAGAATTGGTGCTCAAGGATTTCACAATCGACAAATGGGAAGACCATTTTCAGAAGGCGATTACGGAAAAAACGGAAGAGATTGTGGTAACCGAAGAGCATGGTAATGTGCTCGGTTATACGATCATCGGGCCCAGTCGGGATGAAGACATAGGCAAAGAGAATTGTGGGGAGGTCTGGGGACTTTATATTTCACCAGATCATTGGAGGAAGGGTCTTGGCTCGCGACTTACGGAATGGGCTTTTAGTGAACTCCGATCCAGAGGTTACGACATAGTCACTTTGTGGGTCTTTCAAAGAAACGTAGCCGCAGTGAAGTTCTATGAGGCTATGGGTTTTGTCCTCGACGGCACCACCAAACATATAAGAGCCGATGCTCCATTGGCAGTTCGTTATCGCAAACGACTGAGTACCCGCTAA
- a CDS encoding ROK family protein has product MIVGVDLGGSKINAILTDYRGNILRKELKDTLAQEGPDEVITRVIACIKQVASGADIASIGIGAAGACDVATGVITLSPNLPGWHNIPLKDILQREFDLPVYLENDATVAALGEHYFGGAVGIANLVYLCVGTGIGGGIMIDGQLYHGASGSAGEIGHMTIDINGPRCSCGNIGCWETFASGTALAREAVKQIKAGAQTSILNFADGELQKVSAQRVFLAAQEGDPLANELISQTAYYLGVGLVNIVNIFNPQLILIGGGLSRMGRLLLEPAIKVVRDRAYELPAAAVRIELARLGADAEALGGVALVLQSS; this is encoded by the coding sequence ATGATTGTCGGTGTCGATCTAGGGGGCAGCAAGATAAATGCGATCCTGACGGACTACCGCGGCAACATTTTAAGAAAGGAGCTGAAGGACACCCTGGCCCAAGAGGGACCGGATGAGGTCATAACGCGGGTCATCGCGTGTATCAAGCAAGTAGCTTCCGGGGCGGACATAGCGAGCATAGGTATTGGTGCTGCCGGGGCCTGCGATGTAGCAACCGGCGTAATCACCCTCTCCCCGAACCTGCCAGGGTGGCATAACATCCCCTTAAAAGACATCCTCCAGCGAGAATTCGACCTTCCCGTCTACCTGGAAAATGATGCTACTGTCGCCGCATTAGGGGAGCACTACTTTGGCGGCGCAGTGGGCATCGCCAATCTGGTCTACTTGTGTGTAGGCACCGGGATCGGTGGTGGCATAATGATAGATGGTCAGCTATACCACGGCGCATCGGGCAGCGCCGGCGAGATCGGGCACATGACCATCGATATCAACGGCCCCCGTTGCAGCTGTGGCAACATAGGCTGCTGGGAGACCTTCGCATCCGGGACAGCCCTGGCCAGGGAGGCGGTGAAGCAGATCAAGGCCGGCGCCCAGACCAGTATATTGAATTTCGCCGATGGAGAGCTACAAAAGGTTAGCGCGCAACGCGTTTTTCTTGCGGCGCAGGAGGGCGACCCCCTGGCGAATGAATTGATATCGCAGACCGCCTATTATCTGGGGGTAGGGCTGGTTAATATCGTCAACATCTTCAACCCCCAGCTCATCCTCATCGGGGGTGGCCTATCTAGAATGGGTCGGCTGCTTCTCGAACCGGCCATAAAAGTGGTCAGGGATCGCGCCTATGAGCTGCCGGCTGCAGCAGTTCGTATTGAATTGGCCCGACTGGGGGCCGATGCCGAGGCCTTGGGGGGAGTGGCCCTGGTGCTACAATCAAGCTGA